The Litoribacterium kuwaitense genome segment ACAAAGGCGACTTCATGCAGATCGATCTGAACGAGCTCTGTCGCATCCTCACGATGGGAACCAACAATTAATCCTCCATACAGCGATGCGGCGACATTATCGATATGCCCTTCCCGCAAGCTGGCAACCCTCAACTTCTCCTCAATCGTCAGCTGAAGATTGCCGATATTGTTTGCCAGCTCTATGGCAGCAACAATCGCTGATGCTGAACTGCCTAAACCTCTTGCTAAAGGAATGTCGCTATAAACGCTCACGTGATGTGGGTACTGATCTAAATGAACACCATAAGCATGTGCCACCGCATGAGCAATTTCAAAAATGAAATTATCTTTTCCTGAAGGAAGGTCTTGCAATTCATGCGTTTGACCAAAAAATCGCCATTCATCTGCCGGGACGAGATCCAATTCTAAAAACCGATCGACAGCTAATCCGATCGAGTCAAAGCCTGGTCCTAAATTCGACGTGCTTCCCGGAACCCTGATTCGCATTCGTGAGCTCATTAAACTGACACCAAGCTTTTAATATGGTCAGCAACTGCTTTTTCATCGTTTGGTAGCTTTGTCACTTCGACACCTGCATTGTCAATCGCCACCCCTGGATCTTTTAATCCGTTTCCAGTTAAAATCGCGACGACTTTTGCACCTGGCTTAATTTTTCCTTGCTCTACATGCTTCATCACACCAGCTATCGACGCGTTGGAAGCCGGCTCGGCAAATACCCCTTCCTTCCGCGTCATCGTTTGATAAGCGAGTAGAATTTCTTCGTCAGTAACCGCGCTAATGTAACCATCTGATTCATTTAGCGCTGCGACCGCCTTATCACGACTCGCTGGATTTCCAATTCGAATCGCTGTTGCAACTGTCTCTGGCTGCTCAATCACTTTGTTATAAACAATCGATGCTGCTCCTTCGGCTTGGAAGCCGTGAAGGACGGGAAGCTGAGTAGAATGCGCGTTGTGGTATTCTTTAAACCCTTTCCAATAGGCCGTAATGTTCCCAGCATTCCCTACGGGTATTGCTAATACATCAGGCGCTTCACCGAGCTGACGACAAATTTCAAAGGCACCTGTTTTTTGTCCTTCAATTCGATATGGATTGACGGAATTGACAAGGGTAAAGGCTTCTGTCTCAGAAATTTTACGCACCATTTTTAGCGCCTCATCAAAATTCCCTTCGATAGAGATCACTTCAGCACCATACATGACTGCTTGAGCGAGCTTCCCCATCGCAATTTTCCCTTCAGGTATAACAACAACACAGCGAAGTCCTGCGCGTGCAGCATACGCCGCTGCGGCAGCGGACGTATTGCCGGTCGATGCACAAATGACTGCTTGGCTGCCCTCTTCCTTCGCTTTCGCAACGGCCATAACCATGCCGCGATCTTTAAATGATCCAGTTGGGTTTGCCCCTTCATATTTAGCATAAAGAGAAATACCAAGCTCCTTAGAAAGCTTTTCTAAAGGAACAAGTGGGGTATTTCCTTCTTGAAGTGAAAGCTTCGGTGTACGCTCGTTGACCGGTAGTAACTCTTTAAACTCCTCAATCAAGCCATTCCAATTCATGTCTTACTCCCCTTCCACTCGATAACTGCTATTAATTTGATAGACGACATCCAAATCATTTAATGCGTTAACAACAGTATCATACGCTGATTTTTGGGCTGAATGTGTAATTAAGACAATTTCCGCAATGCCTTCCTCACCTTCAAGTGGGAGCTGCATAATGCGCTCAAAGCCGACATTGTTTTGTGTAAACAGATACGTAATTTTAGAAAACACACCTATTTCATCACGCACTTTTAAACGGAAGAAATATTTTGATTTTATTTGTTCAGCACTTTTTAGCTTTTTCTCATATTGAGCAGCGACAACTGCTTTTCCACTAACGCCTAGGCGCATGTTTCTAACGACCTCAATGACGTCGGAAACGACAGATGTGGCTGTTGGTAGCTTACCAGCGCCTGGGCCATAAAACATCGTTTCACCGACCGCTTCTCCATATACGTAAACAGCGTTGAATTCATCATTGACAGCCGCTAATGGATGAGATGATGGCAATAAAGTCGGCTGTACAGAAACTTCTATTTCGTCTCCCTCGCGCTCTGCAATTCCGATCAACTTCATGACATAGCCCATTTTTGTACAATAGATGAGATCGTCTCCTGATACTTGCGAAATCCCCGTCATATCGACATCATCCAGCTGTACATTCATAGAGAAACCGAGCGTTGCCAAAATCGCCATTTTGCGCGCTGCATCAATGCCTTCAACGTCAGAAGTCGGGTCAGCCTCAGCATATCCGAGCTTTTGTGCTTCAAACAATACATCTTCAAATGTCCGCCCATCTTGCACCATTTTCGTCAAAATGTAGTTCGTCGTTCCGTTCACAATCCCCATCATTTTTGTTATGCGGTCTGAAGCCAAACCATCAGCAAGGCTGCGAAGAATTGGAATTCCTCCGGCAACACTCGCCTCATAAAATAAATCGCAGTTATTTTCCTGAGCAATGTCGTGTAACTCTGTACCATACACTGCAATTAAATCTTTGTTTGCAGTAATAACACTTTTTTTATTTTCAAGGGCTTTAACTAAGCGTTCCCTCGTCTCCTCGACGCCACCCATGACTTCCACAATCACATCAATTGTAGGGTCAAGAATCACATCATCAGGATCTTCTGTAAGGACAACATCATCATAGGCTAAATCTCTTTCTTTACTTGCATCTCTCACGAGGACTTTCTCTACCTTTATTGGACAACCTACTTTATGGATTAACTGTTCTTGATGTCGATATATAATTTCCGCAACACCCGTTCCAACCGTACCAAAGCCGAGTAATCCGACTGAGACGTAGTCTTTCACTATTACCACCCCGATGTCTTTATTAAATAAACAATTGTATTTTCCAGACGCACAACTTTATAAAAGACATTATAATCCTCTCCGTCTTCATTTGACAAGAGGTGATTGCAACGTTTTTTGATGTTACGCCCTTTTTAACCAGCGCAAATGACTACGCACATCATCTGTAAATTGGCCACCTAGAGCCAGAAGCTCATACATATTCCTTTGATATTGCGGAAATGAACGTTCCATTCGTTTAAGTGAGGGCCAGCGGGACAGCCGACGCTCCATATTTTGCGCTTCAATCGCTTCTATATATTGGAGAGGAAAAAGAAGCCTGGCTGTGAGCAGCCTCCACCCAGTCGCTGAGAGCGGACGATTATAGAGATATTCTTTTAGCCATTGATTTGCTTGCTCAGGCTTTGAAGATAACCATGGTCGAATATGTTCAGCAAGATCACGTACGGGGTGATCAAATAACCAATTGACTGGCAGAAAAAAATATGGAGAAGAGACATCATAGCTTCGCCTCGACAACACAGCTACGTCCTGCTGCTGTGATGTCGTGTCCATCCATGCATCGTTCGCTAAG includes the following:
- the thrC gene encoding threonine synthase, yielding MNWNGLIEEFKELLPVNERTPKLSLQEGNTPLVPLEKLSKELGISLYAKYEGANPTGSFKDRGMVMAVAKAKEEGSQAVICASTGNTSAAAAAYAARAGLRCVVVIPEGKIAMGKLAQAVMYGAEVISIEGNFDEALKMVRKISETEAFTLVNSVNPYRIEGQKTGAFEICRQLGEAPDVLAIPVGNAGNITAYWKGFKEYHNAHSTQLPVLHGFQAEGAASIVYNKVIEQPETVATAIRIGNPASRDKAVAALNESDGYISAVTDEEILLAYQTMTRKEGVFAEPASNASIAGVMKHVEQGKIKPGAKVVAILTGNGLKDPGVAIDNAGVEVTKLPNDEKAVADHIKSLVSV
- a CDS encoding homoserine dehydrogenase, with protein sequence MKDYVSVGLLGFGTVGTGVAEIIYRHQEQLIHKVGCPIKVEKVLVRDASKERDLAYDDVVLTEDPDDVILDPTIDVIVEVMGGVEETRERLVKALENKKSVITANKDLIAVYGTELHDIAQENNCDLFYEASVAGGIPILRSLADGLASDRITKMMGIVNGTTNYILTKMVQDGRTFEDVLFEAQKLGYAEADPTSDVEGIDAARKMAILATLGFSMNVQLDDVDMTGISQVSGDDLIYCTKMGYVMKLIGIAEREGDEIEVSVQPTLLPSSHPLAAVNDEFNAVYVYGEAVGETMFYGPGAGKLPTATSVVSDVIEVVRNMRLGVSGKAVVAAQYEKKLKSAEQIKSKYFFRLKVRDEIGVFSKITYLFTQNNVGFERIMQLPLEGEEGIAEIVLITHSAQKSAYDTVVNALNDLDVVYQINSSYRVEGE
- the thrB gene encoding homoserine kinase, which gives rise to MSSRMRIRVPGSTSNLGPGFDSIGLAVDRFLELDLVPADEWRFFGQTHELQDLPSGKDNFIFEIAHAVAHAYGVHLDQYPHHVSVYSDIPLARGLGSSASAIVAAIELANNIGNLQLTIEEKLRVASLREGHIDNVAASLYGGLIVGSHREDATELVQIDLHEVAFVAIIPAYELQTAASRKSLVPSYDRYEAVKASAIANTLVAALCTKNWVLAGKMMEKDHFHEQARAHLVPELNQARSWAKDYGAYGTFLSGAGPTVFIMTDSNQAHALCEKATQQFPEAECAIIRPSSYGVQVYTGAETPRYQQSIK